From the genome of Lutzomyia longipalpis isolate SR_M1_2022 chromosome 2, ASM2433408v1, one region includes:
- the LOC129789105 gene encoding malectin-B has translation MELGNWPRVRMQVFSTVVCILLTTSGVRAYDAIYAVNAGGESHVDRHGITYERDPLMGKVGTASDYGKNIHLIARVPDADKILYQTERYHTANFGYDIPLAGDGDYVLILKFSEVYFNAPNMKVFDVTLNGEHNVVNDLDIFNLVGRGTAHDEYVYFSVSRDRLYYKEDESEIRDNRIRVEFIKGYRDNPKVNALVLLKGDLENIPQLPRQIVDRENEFFAEPDPVKPSSLDSSSRVRSGPPQPNPYFMDDSSMMLLPIFIAIGAFFPLLFCLCKL, from the coding sequence ATGGAGCTGGGGAATTGGCCACGTGTGAGAATGCAGGTGTTTTCCACTGTTGTCTGCATCCTGCTCACTACGTCCGGTGTCCGTGCATACGATGCCATCTACGCGGTGAATGCTGGTGGAGAGAGTCACGTCGACAGGCATGGGATCACGTATGAGCGAGATCCGCTAATGGGGAAAGTGGGAACTGCCTCGGATTACGGGAAAAACATCCATTTGATCGCCCGGGTGCCGGATGCCGATAAGATCCTGTACCAGACTGAACGCTACCACACGGCTAATTTTGGGTACGACATCCCATTGGCCGGCGATGGAGACTACGTGCTGATCCTCAAATTCAGCGAAGTCTACTTCAATGCCCCAAATATGAAGGTCTTCGATGTTACGCTGAATGGTGAGCACAATGTTGTGAATGATTTGGACATCTTCAATCTGGTGGGACGGGGAACAGCCCACGATGAGTATGTCTACTTTAGTGTATCGAGAGATAGGCTGTACTACAAGGAGGATGAATCTGAAATTCGGGACAATCGTATCCGTGTGGAATTCATCAAGGGCTACCGGGACAACCCGAAGGTCAATGCTCTGGTTCTCCTGAAAGGTGACCTGGAGAATATTCCGCAACTTCCACGGCAAATTGTCGAtcgtgaaaatgaatttttcgcTGAACCCGATCCCGTGAAGCCCTCATCACTGGATAGTTCATCGCGCGTGAGGAGTGGGCCACCCCAACCGAATCCCTACTTCATGGATGATTCCTCAATGATGCTCTTGCCCATCTTTATTGCCATTGGGGCCTTCTTCCCACTCCTCTTCTGCCTCTGCAAATTGTGA